The proteins below come from a single Miscanthus floridulus cultivar M001 chromosome 1, ASM1932011v1, whole genome shotgun sequence genomic window:
- the LOC136484239 gene encoding uncharacterized protein, giving the protein MVIVDPKALASAHQFTVVIDGVETSVHEGVLRRNGGTVAVVGPGVLEVSRLQHVVVRGGGGGDVRFSRCGYAAAEDCGAASFHRCDAVRVGGARDVAVRRCRSADVERVAGAVAIRRCKGAVRVRGAGGELRVGRCREADVGGCADVAVARCRAARADWCGALALGRCGSADITRCGAVRVDRCRDATVSGCGTVAVRRGKVSMVEMAQQVPPDFHEQTMMYQQGEPVLATPVAVVAK; this is encoded by the coding sequence ATGGTGATCGTTGATCCGAAAGCCCTGGCCTCGGCCCACCAGTTCACCGTCGTCATCGACGGCGTCGAGACGAGCGTCCACGAGGGCGTGCTCCGGCGCAACGGCGGCACGGTGGCCGTGGTCGGCCCGGGCGTCCTGGAGGTGAGCCGTCTCCAGCACGTGgtggtgcgcggcggcggcggcggcgacgtccGCTTCTCCCGGTGCGGGTACGCGGCCGCCGAGGACTGCGGCGCGGcgtcgttccaccggtgcgacgCGGTGCGCGTGGGCGGCGCCCGCGACGTGGCCGTGCGCCGGTGCCGCTCCGCCGACGTGGAGCGCGTGGCGGGCGCCGTGGCCATCCGCCGCTGTAAGGGCGCCGTGCGCGTCCGCGGCGCCGGGGGGGAGCTCCGCGTGGGCCGGTGCCGGGAGGCCGACGTCGGCGGGTGCGCCGACGTCGCCGTGGCGCGGTGCCGCGCCGCGCGCGCCGACTGGTGCGGCGCGCTCGCGCTGGGGAGGTGCGGCTCCGCCGACATCACACGCTGTGGCGCCGTGCGCGTCGACCGCTGCCGCGACGCCACCGTGTCCGGGTGCGGCACCGTGGCGGTGCGGCGGGGAAAGGTGAGCATGGTGGAGATGGCCCAGCAGGTGCCGCCGGATTTTCACGAGCAGACGATGATGTATCAGCAGGGTGAACCTGTCCTCGCTACGCCGGTCGCAGTCGTGGCCAAGTGA